From a single Bacteroidia bacterium genomic region:
- a CDS encoding sigma-70 family RNA polymerase sigma factor, with protein MRYSDEDIKGMICQGGDALPKAMRILYDQHRREMIGKLRKVMGSEAEDVFHDALVILVGNVMDGRFSEKSTLKTYLKSIAHKLCLRHFARSARDERYVNRFFGNETHTNDPEADFMETQFRSSMEQVLDQLPAQCGVILRMWMRKYSMQEIAAQLGYENAVVARNVKSRCLKKLASLVGNDPGLRQMLEELNKND; from the coding sequence GTGCGCTATTCAGACGAGGATATCAAGGGCATGATATGCCAGGGAGGAGATGCTTTGCCAAAAGCAATGCGGATTCTCTATGACCAACATCGACGGGAAATGATCGGAAAGCTCCGGAAAGTCATGGGTTCGGAAGCCGAAGATGTTTTTCACGATGCACTGGTGATTTTGGTAGGCAATGTGATGGACGGGCGGTTTTCAGAAAAGAGTACACTCAAAACCTACCTCAAATCGATCGCCCACAAATTGTGTCTCCGGCATTTTGCGCGCTCAGCCAGGGATGAGCGGTATGTGAATCGTTTCTTTGGAAACGAAACGCATACCAACGATCCCGAAGCGGATTTTATGGAAACCCAGTTTCGCAGTTCGATGGAGCAGGTGCTTGATCAGTTACCCGCACAGTGTGGCGTGATTCTTCGCATGTGGATGCGCAAATATTCCATGCAGGAAATCGCAGCCCAACTGGGCTACGAAAATGCTGTGGTGGCCAGAAATGTGAAAAGCCGCTGTCTGAAAAAACTGGCTTCTCTTGTCGGCAATGACCCCGGTTTGCGCCAGATGCTGGAAGAGTTGAACAAAAACGATTAG
- a CDS encoding TolC family protein — protein sequence MRKIFSSISTLPLWLFFLLTPVAQYAQTDVLDTYVKTGLENNRALKSRELSYQKSVQALREAKGLFMPQVTFSASYTLANGGRAIQFPIGDLLNPIYSTLNALTETQNFPTNLENVKEQFLPNNFQETKFRVIQPLFNPDIYLNYKAKKSLISLAEAQQASYAAELEKDIRVAYFNYQKTEDALAIFRETETLLREIIRVNQRLLDHQKATPDAVSRAETQLAQLKEQEAQAIQQNQTAKAYFNFLLNRPLAENIVRDTLLNNHSPVIGLEQALNQSIMQRAELTQLSYAKEAGAYATSVTRAANLPRVVAVVDAGAQGFGYTFDKDQRFWLGQISLQWDLFKGFQNDARIQQAEIDQAILHNQESELQQQIQLQVQQAWYQVQAAKTAGLAAGKAVKSSTETFEHIRRRYQENQASLLELMDAQNQLTQAKLNHNIYLWDYHSKVAELNWASAI from the coding sequence ATGCGAAAAATATTCTCATCAATCTCAACCCTGCCTCTGTGGCTTTTCTTCCTGCTGACACCTGTTGCCCAGTACGCGCAGACCGACGTTCTGGACACCTATGTAAAAACCGGTCTGGAGAACAACCGCGCACTCAAAAGCCGGGAACTCTCCTACCAAAAAAGTGTGCAGGCACTGCGCGAAGCCAAAGGACTGTTTATGCCTCAGGTTACTTTTTCAGCCTCCTACACCCTGGCCAATGGCGGTCGTGCTATTCAGTTTCCTATAGGCGATTTACTCAATCCCATATACTCCACACTCAATGCACTGACTGAAACACAGAATTTTCCCACCAACCTCGAAAATGTAAAAGAGCAATTTCTGCCCAACAACTTCCAGGAGACCAAATTTCGCGTCATTCAGCCATTGTTCAACCCCGATATTTACCTGAACTACAAAGCCAAAAAGTCCCTGATCAGTCTGGCTGAAGCACAACAAGCCAGCTATGCTGCTGAGCTGGAAAAAGACATTCGCGTCGCCTACTTCAACTACCAGAAAACAGAAGATGCACTGGCTATTTTCCGTGAAACAGAGACGCTGCTACGTGAGATTATCCGGGTAAATCAACGCCTGCTTGACCACCAAAAGGCTACACCAGATGCAGTTTCCAGAGCCGAAACACAGCTTGCCCAACTCAAAGAACAGGAAGCGCAAGCCATTCAGCAAAACCAGACTGCCAAGGCATATTTTAATTTCCTGCTCAACCGTCCCCTTGCAGAAAATATTGTCAGGGACACCCTCCTCAACAACCATAGCCCTGTCATAGGTCTTGAGCAGGCATTAAACCAGAGTATCATGCAGCGCGCCGAACTCACTCAGCTATCCTATGCCAAAGAAGCAGGAGCATATGCAACCAGCGTAACCCGTGCAGCCAACCTTCCCCGTGTAGTTGCCGTGGTAGATGCAGGCGCTCAAGGCTTTGGTTATACTTTTGACAAAGATCAGCGGTTTTGGCTGGGACAGATTTCCCTCCAATGGGATTTGTTTAAGGGCTTTCAAAACGATGCGCGAATCCAGCAGGCAGAGATCGATCAGGCCATTTTGCACAATCAGGAAAGTGAGTTGCAGCAGCAAATCCAGCTTCAGGTACAGCAGGCATGGTATCAGGTACAAGCAGCAAAAACTGCAGGCCTTGCAGCCGGGAAAGCAGTCAAATCCTCTACAGAAACATTTGAACACATCCGCAGGCGGTACCAGGAAAATCAGGCCAGTCTGCTGGAACTCATGGACGCACAAAACCAACTCACTCAGGCTAAACTCAACCACAATATTTACCTATGGGATTACCACAGCAAAGTTGCAGAACTGAACTGGGCATCCGCGATTTAA
- a CDS encoding TetR/AcrR family transcriptional regulator → MSIADRREREKQELRDKILKAAGKMFRKEGYEKTSVRKIAKAIDYSVGTIYLYFKNKDDIFFALHEEGFNLLFEKMSPALAITHPVERLRELGRHYMAFAFEFPETYELMFIQSAPMNIIEERLGLHPAESVSPDKWTAVMKSFGTLHQTVQECIEQGYFKNPDVNLITFAIWSSVHGMASLSICKRLEKLFPSHLTDALIAETTNMLLDLYQK, encoded by the coding sequence TTGAGCATCGCAGACAGAAGAGAAAGGGAAAAGCAGGAATTAAGAGACAAAATCCTGAAGGCGGCCGGAAAAATGTTCCGGAAGGAGGGATATGAAAAAACCAGTGTGCGAAAAATAGCTAAAGCGATCGATTACAGCGTAGGAACGATTTATCTGTATTTCAAAAACAAAGACGATATATTTTTTGCCCTGCACGAAGAGGGTTTTAATCTGCTCTTTGAGAAAATGTCCCCGGCCCTGGCCATTACCCACCCGGTAGAGCGGCTGCGTGAACTAGGGCGACATTATATGGCATTTGCCTTTGAATTTCCGGAAACCTATGAGCTGATGTTTATTCAGTCAGCGCCAATGAATATCATCGAAGAGCGATTGGGTTTGCATCCCGCAGAATCAGTTTCCCCGGACAAATGGACGGCGGTAATGAAATCTTTTGGCACTTTACACCAGACTGTTCAGGAGTGTATAGAGCAGGGGTATTTTAAAAACCCCGATGTCAATTTAATCACATTTGCGATCTGGTCATCTGTACATGGAATGGCAAGCCTGAGTATATGCAAGCGACTGGAAAAACTATTCCCCAGCCATCTTACCGATGCTTTAATAGCAGAAACCACCAATATGTTGCTGGACCTTTATCAGAAATAA
- a CDS encoding efflux RND transporter permease subunit: MRLPKIAIDNYAFVTVLVFLALCMGTLSFLNMPRSEDPALNFPLYTVVAVYPGADPKDIEELVVDPIEEKLNELDDLTEIRTSIKDGVAVIRIEGEFGVNTDDQFDEVRASVNTVRDQLPRELNSLEIRQISPLDVKILQMALISDGTPYSELIQWASRLEDRLESVDGVRSATKEGYPGQEIRISLDLEKIARLGIPLNQVTGIIQGNNANIPGGDLEAGTQKFTLKTSGGYQSIEDLSNTVISARNGNIVYLHDVADVYFGYEDPRYLARVNGKQAIFVSLTQKSGENILKITDELDAEIADFQKELPQGITLTYAFKQGPAVASRINDFFMNLLQGIALVGIVILLFLGIRNALIVMTVIPTSIIIAIYLLDISGFGLQQISIAGLVLALGLLVDNGIVVVENVYRFVKEGYSPLEAAAKGTSEVGWAIVSSTVTTVLAFFPITQLGGGTGEFIQSLPLIVIYSLLASVVLALVLTPILASKLMRPVVDGKLTRAEKIMQKFIETRYRKVLSFSLDRPWLIVGLSAASLVGSIFLFPYVGVSFFPTADKPMLVVNIDLPDGSNLEKTNQAAQFVESVLDTSTFVTSHIMNVGHGNPQIYYNIIPKNFSANHAQALVHLETWDQEKFYQLVANLRHTFDQYPGAKIRVLELKNGPPYDAPVAIKIIGDDLDSLKVFAASLEKVISAQEGTFNVDNPLELSKTNIRTKINRDKAGMLGVQLADIDIAVRTAFTGNELGTMNLPDGNKYPMVARMAQGENAQASDFSRISVASIAGAQVPLGQVARLEFEAGASEIDHYGLERTVTVTADVKDEYNVTEITQAIIEDLKTIPLPTGYEYYISGEYETQQESFGDLGQMLVVALLGIFAVLVLQFKSFSQPFVVFSAIPLAFSGSIVALFLSGYSFSFLAFVGFTSLVGIVVNTSIILVDYTNQLLERGMSIRDALMTASETRFTPILLTTLTTIFGLLPLTLSNSNLWSPLGWTIIGGMVSSTLLTLLIVPILYQWLTKKQA, from the coding sequence ATGCGTTTACCAAAAATAGCCATAGATAATTATGCCTTTGTCACCGTGCTGGTTTTTCTGGCCTTGTGCATGGGTACACTTTCCTTCCTGAATATGCCGCGGTCGGAAGACCCGGCGCTCAACTTCCCCCTTTACACCGTAGTCGCGGTGTATCCCGGAGCAGACCCCAAAGATATTGAAGAACTTGTAGTCGATCCGATAGAAGAAAAACTCAATGAGCTGGACGATCTCACCGAGATCCGGACCTCTATCAAAGACGGGGTCGCAGTGATCAGAATCGAAGGCGAGTTTGGCGTCAATACAGACGACCAGTTTGATGAAGTAAGAGCCAGCGTCAACACCGTGAGGGATCAACTTCCCAGAGAACTCAACAGTCTGGAAATCAGGCAAATCAGCCCCCTTGATGTGAAAATTCTGCAAATGGCACTCATATCTGATGGTACGCCATACAGCGAACTGATTCAATGGGCTTCCCGACTGGAAGACCGGCTCGAAAGTGTGGACGGCGTGCGCAGCGCGACAAAAGAAGGATACCCCGGGCAGGAAATCCGGATTTCGCTGGATCTCGAAAAAATTGCCCGGTTGGGCATACCCCTCAATCAGGTAACCGGTATCATTCAGGGAAATAATGCCAACATTCCCGGAGGTGACCTCGAAGCAGGAACCCAAAAATTTACCCTGAAGACCAGCGGAGGGTATCAATCCATTGAAGATTTGAGCAATACAGTGATTTCGGCCAGAAATGGCAATATCGTTTATCTCCACGATGTAGCAGATGTATACTTTGGTTACGAAGATCCCCGCTACCTTGCCCGGGTCAACGGCAAACAGGCCATATTTGTCTCCCTTACACAAAAATCAGGCGAAAATATCCTGAAAATCACCGATGAACTTGATGCCGAAATTGCAGATTTCCAGAAAGAATTGCCGCAGGGAATCACGCTGACATATGCCTTTAAACAAGGCCCGGCCGTTGCCTCACGGATCAATGATTTTTTTATGAATCTGCTTCAGGGAATTGCGCTGGTGGGGATCGTCATCCTGCTATTCCTGGGGATACGCAATGCCCTGATCGTGATGACAGTGATTCCAACGTCTATTATCATCGCCATTTACCTGCTCGACATCAGCGGGTTTGGTCTTCAGCAGATTTCCATTGCCGGACTGGTTCTTGCGCTCGGGTTGCTGGTTGACAATGGAATTGTGGTTGTAGAAAATGTTTACCGGTTTGTAAAAGAAGGCTACAGCCCATTGGAAGCCGCTGCGAAAGGTACTTCAGAGGTAGGCTGGGCCATTGTGAGTTCTACGGTCACAACGGTACTGGCATTTTTCCCCATCACCCAACTTGGTGGCGGGACGGGAGAATTTATCCAGTCATTACCTCTGATCGTGATATATAGCCTGCTGGCTTCAGTTGTGCTGGCATTGGTCCTGACGCCTATTCTGGCAAGCAAACTTATGCGTCCGGTAGTGGATGGAAAACTCACCCGTGCAGAGAAGATAATGCAGAAATTCATTGAAACCCGGTACCGAAAAGTCTTGTCTTTTTCCCTCGACAGACCATGGCTAATCGTCGGCCTGTCTGCAGCATCGCTTGTTGGCAGCATTTTCCTTTTCCCTTATGTAGGGGTGAGTTTTTTTCCAACGGCAGACAAGCCTATGTTGGTTGTAAACATTGACTTACCTGACGGAAGTAATTTGGAAAAAACCAATCAGGCTGCGCAATTTGTCGAAAGTGTCCTTGACACATCAACATTTGTAACCAGCCATATCATGAATGTAGGACATGGCAATCCACAGATTTACTACAATATTATTCCCAAAAACTTCTCCGCCAATCATGCCCAGGCACTGGTACATCTGGAGACCTGGGATCAGGAAAAATTTTATCAGTTGGTAGCCAATCTCCGGCATACCTTTGACCAATATCCTGGCGCAAAGATCAGAGTTCTGGAGCTCAAAAATGGCCCTCCGTACGACGCGCCTGTAGCCATAAAAATTATCGGAGACGATCTGGACTCGCTCAAAGTATTTGCGGCATCGCTGGAAAAAGTGATTTCGGCTCAGGAAGGCACATTTAATGTGGACAATCCGCTGGAACTCAGCAAAACCAATATTCGCACAAAGATCAACCGGGACAAAGCAGGAATGCTGGGGGTACAGCTGGCCGATATAGACATTGCGGTCAGGACAGCATTTACAGGCAATGAACTGGGAACCATGAATCTTCCTGACGGAAATAAATACCCGATGGTAGCCCGCATGGCCCAGGGAGAAAATGCACAGGCCAGCGATTTTAGCCGGATATCTGTAGCAAGTATTGCCGGTGCACAGGTTCCTTTAGGTCAGGTTGCCCGGCTGGAGTTTGAAGCAGGGGCTTCTGAAATCGATCATTACGGGCTGGAGCGAACGGTTACTGTGACCGCAGATGTGAAAGATGAATATAATGTAACCGAAATTACACAAGCCATTATTGAAGATTTAAAGACTATTCCGTTGCCTACGGGTTACGAGTATTATATTTCGGGGGAATATGAGACGCAGCAGGAATCATTTGGCGACCTCGGGCAAATGCTGGTAGTAGCATTATTGGGAATATTTGCCGTGCTGGTACTTCAGTTTAAGTCTTTTAGTCAGCCTTTTGTAGTGTTTTCAGCAATTCCGCTGGCATTTTCGGGCTCTATTGTCGCATTATTCCTTTCCGGATATTCATTCTCATTCCTCGCTTTTGTAGGATTCACAAGTCTGGTAGGAATTGTCGTGAATACATCTATCATTTTGGTGGACTATACCAACCAGCTTCTGGAACGGGGAATGAGCATAAGAGATGCCCTGATGACAGCAAGTGAGACGCGATTTACGCCGATTTTGCTGACCACCCTTACCACAATATTCGGCCTTCTTCCCCTGACACTTTCCAACAGCAACCTTTGGTCACCGTTGGGATGGACAATTATCGGAGGAATGGTATCTTCAACCCTGTTGACTTTACTGATTGTGCCGATCTTGTATCAGTGGCTGACGAAGAAGCAGGCATAA
- a CDS encoding efflux RND transporter periplasmic adaptor subunit — translation MNTFQSILIATAIAILAACGSKTQVASESAQTPAIPVRMETIVPLKEAPSILTSGIVAAQEEIKLSFKTGGVIRAVYVNEGSTVRKGQLLAKLDPSEIDAQVNQATSAAEKARRDLERATRLYQDTVVTLEVVQDLTTAKDVAEANLRIATFNQQYSEIYAPASGRILKKLAETGEIIGPGSPVFFLAATNSDQVIRAGLTDADIVRVNYGDRAQVHFDAWPADTFEAKIVEIAAGADPMTGAFQVELQIEKHPKSLKNGFIGQVTLIPQNEGKWAKIPMTAIVEAEPGRATIYTTEPGSQTVRKVNLPHYRIGNDHIAVPMNQLNGLTEVITDGARYLKPGDTVTIPEAGKKNLAEQR, via the coding sequence ATGAATACTTTTCAATCCATTCTTATTGCGACTGCTATTGCGATTCTTGCCGCCTGCGGCTCAAAGACACAGGTAGCATCTGAATCCGCTCAAACCCCTGCCATCCCCGTGCGGATGGAAACCATTGTACCATTGAAAGAGGCCCCGTCCATACTCACGAGCGGGATAGTCGCTGCGCAGGAAGAGATCAAACTTTCGTTTAAAACAGGCGGAGTGATCCGCGCCGTTTATGTAAATGAAGGCAGCACGGTACGCAAAGGACAGTTGCTGGCAAAGCTCGATCCATCGGAAATCGACGCACAGGTCAATCAGGCAACGAGTGCCGCCGAAAAAGCCCGCCGCGATCTGGAGCGCGCAACCAGGCTGTATCAGGATACAGTCGTCACCCTGGAAGTAGTACAGGACCTGACCACAGCAAAAGATGTAGCAGAGGCCAATCTTCGTATTGCCACCTTCAACCAGCAGTATTCCGAAATCTACGCACCGGCCAGCGGGCGTATTCTGAAAAAACTAGCCGAAACAGGAGAGATCATCGGTCCGGGCAGCCCGGTATTTTTCCTCGCAGCCACAAACTCAGACCAGGTTATCCGCGCCGGGCTTACAGATGCCGACATCGTGAGAGTCAATTATGGCGACCGTGCGCAGGTACATTTTGATGCATGGCCTGCGGATACGTTTGAAGCGAAAATCGTGGAAATCGCAGCCGGGGCAGATCCAATGACAGGTGCATTTCAGGTGGAATTACAAATAGAAAAACACCCCAAATCGCTCAAAAACGGTTTCATCGGACAAGTTACGCTCATCCCGCAAAACGAAGGGAAATGGGCAAAAATTCCAATGACAGCCATTGTAGAAGCAGAGCCCGGAAGAGCCACCATTTATACGACTGAGCCGGGAAGCCAAACCGTGCGCAAGGTCAACTTGCCCCATTACCGGATCGGCAATGATCATATAGCAGTCCCCATGAATCAATTAAATGGCCTGACGGAAGTAATCACTGACGGAGCCCGGTATCTCAAACCCGGAGACACGGTTACCATCCCTGAAGCAGGAAAGAAAAACCTCGCGGAGCAGCGATAA
- a CDS encoding serine hydrolase yields the protein MKKFLSVSLFLFLHLSLLHLPVLGQVDYEKLNTYLAKAVADYNVPGLAIAVVKDGEMVFSHGYGLREAGTDKVITPNSIFGIASCSKAFTATCIGMLVDEGKLKWDDRVIDYLPDFQLYDSYITRELRVRDLLCHRTGFDTFDGDLLWYGSSYDRKEIVRRIRYLPIKNSFRSQFGYSNVMFITAGEVIEAVSGMTWDEFVQKRIFEPLEMKDARTTNQDFKKKAERALPHLEGKVVGDINYDNSGPAASINASVTDLSKWLTFWLAGGKYGDKQLLSSESWQEILSAQTAQNPSNLEKQMGIHFESYALGWRLFDYGGRKVVEHDGGLPGYISKVAFIPEENLGVVILTNGMPVVLNMAIRNEVFDLFLNRPENDWAGRMLKIEKNYLNYVAGQKTEREKTQILNTQPSLAMADYSGRYEDKMYGPAEITIRDGKLFLTLLPTATLFTGELKHWHYNTFRVDIADPFLPFGLIVFEMDSQGKVTGFTIDLPNPDFNFYNLKFEKAE from the coding sequence ATGAAAAAATTTCTTTCTGTTTCGCTGTTTCTGTTCCTGCATCTCTCGCTGCTTCATTTGCCGGTGCTCGGGCAGGTCGATTATGAAAAACTCAACACGTATCTTGCTAAAGCTGTAGCTGACTACAACGTCCCGGGCCTTGCAATTGCAGTTGTAAAGGATGGGGAAATGGTATTTTCGCACGGTTACGGTCTTCGGGAAGCTGGAACAGACAAAGTCATCACGCCCAATTCGATTTTTGGTATCGCCTCCTGTTCGAAGGCATTTACTGCAACGTGCATCGGCATGTTGGTCGATGAGGGAAAACTCAAATGGGATGACAGGGTAATAGACTATCTGCCTGATTTTCAGTTGTATGACTCATACATCACCCGGGAGCTGCGCGTGCGTGATTTGCTTTGTCACCGCACAGGATTTGATACATTTGACGGAGACCTTCTTTGGTATGGTTCCAGTTATGACCGTAAGGAAATCGTCAGAAGAATCCGTTATCTCCCCATAAAAAATAGTTTTCGCTCACAGTTTGGCTACTCCAATGTCATGTTTATAACCGCCGGAGAAGTGATTGAAGCGGTAAGTGGAATGACCTGGGATGAATTTGTGCAGAAGCGGATATTCGAGCCGCTGGAAATGAAAGATGCACGCACCACCAATCAGGATTTTAAGAAAAAAGCAGAAAGAGCACTTCCTCATCTGGAGGGAAAAGTGGTCGGGGATATCAATTACGACAACAGCGGCCCCGCTGCTTCTATCAACGCCTCCGTTACAGATTTGAGCAAATGGCTGACTTTCTGGCTGGCTGGCGGTAAATATGGAGATAAACAACTGCTTTCTTCTGAATCGTGGCAGGAAATTCTCTCTGCCCAGACTGCACAAAACCCCAGCAACCTGGAAAAACAAATGGGGATTCACTTCGAAAGTTATGCGCTCGGCTGGCGATTGTTTGATTATGGCGGCAGAAAAGTCGTAGAACACGACGGCGGCCTTCCCGGATATATTTCGAAAGTGGCTTTTATCCCGGAAGAAAATCTCGGCGTAGTGATCCTCACCAATGGCATGCCCGTCGTATTGAATATGGCCATACGCAACGAAGTATTTGACCTGTTTCTCAACCGTCCCGAAAATGACTGGGCCGGGCGTATGCTAAAAATTGAGAAAAATTACCTCAACTACGTGGCAGGCCAGAAAACAGAACGGGAAAAGACCCAGATTCTCAATACCCAGCCTTCACTGGCAATGGCTGATTATTCGGGTAGATATGAAGACAAAATGTACGGTCCGGCAGAGATAACGATCCGAGATGGGAAACTGTTTCTGACCCTTTTGCCAACAGCTACCCTATTTACCGGCGAACTCAAACACTGGCATTACAACACTTTCCGGGTGGATATTGCCGACCCGTTTTTGCCTTTTGGATTGATTGTATTTGAGATGGATTCGCAGGGGAAAGTGACGGGTTTTACGATTGATCTGCCCAACCCGGACTTCAATTTTTACAATTTGAAATTTGAAAAAGCAGAGTAG
- a CDS encoding iron-containing alcohol dehydrogenase, translated as MSVITEPRSFNYPTQIRFGVGVISELPDYLNHHSLLRPLLVTDPNVAKLDFFKKIVANLQAKGLSVEVFSDIHANPVKADVLNGGKLYHASGRDSIVGIGGGAGLDVARAIVLRVNHHRDLFDYDDLIGGDQYVTEDVPHFVTVPTTSGTGSEVGRSAIISEDDTKRKRILFAPKLMAKQVFADPSLTYDLPPHITAATGMDAFTHNIEAFLAKGFHPMADGIALEGIRLIAESIESAVNYPTPESRAKMLIASMMGATAFQKGLGVVHSLAHPLSTLLDMHHGLANAVNLPYGMQFNLPGLEDRFKRIAIAMNLEKTDGEAVIEGLFALNQKIGLPLKLSECGVKREHLEPLSDLAIADFAHPNNPKPVSRADFRQLYETAF; from the coding sequence ATGTCAGTGATAACAGAACCCAGATCATTCAACTATCCTACACAGATCAGGTTTGGCGTAGGGGTAATCTCCGAATTGCCGGACTATCTCAATCACCATAGCTTGCTCCGGCCACTGTTGGTTACGGACCCGAATGTGGCGAAGCTGGATTTTTTCAAAAAAATCGTCGCAAACCTTCAGGCTAAGGGCCTGAGTGTGGAAGTATTTTCTGACATTCATGCCAACCCGGTAAAAGCCGATGTGCTAAATGGCGGAAAGTTGTACCATGCTTCCGGTCGTGATTCCATCGTCGGTATCGGTGGTGGCGCGGGTCTCGACGTCGCAAGGGCCATCGTGCTGCGTGTCAATCACCACAGGGATTTGTTTGATTATGACGACCTGATAGGCGGAGATCAATATGTAACCGAAGATGTCCCTCATTTTGTAACGGTGCCTACTACATCTGGAACCGGCAGCGAAGTAGGGCGAAGCGCGATTATTTCGGAGGATGATACCAAGCGGAAACGCATTCTTTTCGCCCCAAAACTCATGGCAAAACAGGTATTTGCCGATCCTTCTCTCACCTATGATCTCCCTCCGCATATTACAGCGGCTACGGGTATGGATGCATTTACCCACAATATCGAGGCCTTTCTGGCAAAAGGGTTTCACCCCATGGCTGATGGCATCGCGCTGGAAGGCATTCGCCTGATTGCCGAATCGATAGAGTCGGCTGTAAACTATCCTACCCCTGAGTCACGTGCCAAAATGCTGATCGCTTCGATGATGGGCGCCACTGCCTTCCAGAAAGGCCTGGGGGTTGTACATTCTCTGGCACACCCGCTTTCGACCCTGCTCGATATGCATCATGGCCTTGCCAATGCCGTCAATCTTCCCTACGGTATGCAGTTTAATCTGCCTGGCCTGGAAGATCGTTTCAAACGCATAGCCATAGCGATGAACCTCGAAAAGACGGATGGCGAAGCCGTGATTGAAGGACTATTTGCCCTTAATCAGAAGATTGGCTTACCACTTAAGCTATCGGAATGTGGAGTAAAAAGAGAACATCTGGAACCGCTTTCCGATCTGGCCATTGCAGATTTTGCACATCCCAATAACCCCAAACCCGTAAGCCGTGCAGATTTTCGGCAGTTGTACGAAACGGCCTTCTGA
- a CDS encoding DUF6157 family protein has translation MHSTNYFNTFIEIAEDSPVKEGNMPPLKGEKKSVANLQFDMLYENPYQYTSDDVLFSTFAQRKDIPQGELEEQRQHFFSKGQPCFRASPLTKQYGWGIHSDENGKIAMYGAETTEYEQFVADDSVKKVKAMRSGRA, from the coding sequence ATGCATTCTACAAATTACTTCAACACGTTTATCGAAATCGCGGAGGATAGCCCGGTCAAAGAAGGTAACATGCCACCACTGAAAGGTGAAAAAAAATCAGTCGCAAACCTTCAGTTTGATATGCTGTATGAAAACCCTTATCAATACACTTCTGATGATGTATTATTTTCCACCTTCGCACAAAGGAAAGATATACCCCAGGGCGAACTGGAGGAACAAAGGCAACACTTCTTTTCTAAAGGTCAACCTTGTTTTCGAGCCTCTCCTCTGACCAAACAATACGGCTGGGGTATTCACAGCGACGAAAACGGAAAAATTGCCATGTATGGTGCAGAAACCACAGAGTATGAGCAGTTTGTCGCGGATGATTCTGTAAAAAAAGTCAAAGCGATGCGTTCCGGAAGGGCTTAA
- a CDS encoding esterase gives MQKQVSFTIQAPYFFMGELTENTRHIWVACHGHGQLARYFMKRFDFLDLQEHYLIAPQGPDRFYMDNYTRIGASWTTRENREMHIENQLNYLDSVFDTETADVDWSQVKLHLLGFSQGVSAITRWAASRKILFDSLSLWAGGFPPELTKDQWSFVKSSARTFAIIGRQDEYLTEERLEEQKKLISGVFENCEFILFEGKHEMNREVLATLVEKIS, from the coding sequence ATGCAAAAACAGGTTTCTTTTACCATTCAGGCCCCTTATTTTTTTATGGGAGAACTGACCGAAAATACCCGTCATATATGGGTTGCCTGCCACGGTCACGGTCAACTCGCCCGGTATTTTATGAAACGATTTGACTTTTTGGACCTTCAAGAGCATTACCTGATTGCGCCACAAGGTCCTGATCGTTTTTACATGGACAATTACACCCGCATCGGTGCTTCCTGGACTACCCGCGAAAACCGGGAAATGCACATAGAAAACCAGTTGAATTATCTTGACAGCGTATTTGATACGGAAACTGCTGACGTTGACTGGTCTCAGGTAAAACTCCACTTGTTAGGGTTCTCTCAGGGGGTGAGTGCCATTACGCGGTGGGCAGCCTCGCGAAAAATTTTATTTGACAGCCTTTCTCTTTGGGCGGGTGGTTTTCCTCCCGAACTCACCAAAGATCAATGGTCATTTGTCAAATCCTCTGCACGCACGTTTGCAATTATCGGGCGACAGGATGAGTATTTAACCGAGGAAAGGCTGGAAGAGCAGAAAAAACTCATCTCTGGGGTATTTGAAAATTGTGAATTTATACTTTTTGAAGGCAAACACGAGATGAATCGCGAGGTTTTGGCTACGCTTGTGGAGAAAATCTCCTAA